A genomic window from Agrobacterium tumefaciens includes:
- a CDS encoding efflux RND transporter periplasmic adaptor subunit: MTRHITRKRFILAAATLVGLLGVWLLFLRPPAKPELVTAQARTGDIEEVVLATGVLEPLELVRVGAQASGRIEHLAVKIGDIVEAGQLVAEIDSQTRRNTLRDREAALANIRAVHAARSAGLVKAEKDFERERDLLAGGSTPRAQYDAAVAMRDTARAEVQSLDAQVAQAQVALESAGIELDYTRITAPIAGTVVAIVTDEGQTVNALQTAPTIVMIARLDTMTVRADISEADVVRVRRGLPVWFSILGDPKRRFDGELRQVEPAPASIANESNTTASRIGSTNGAVYYTGLIDVANADGVLRPSMTAQVSIVLSRVSGAVLIPLSAVEGAPRAGDTARVRILDAMGEVQIRQVQVGIDNGADIQILSGVQAGETIVLGASTDERTDGQAQLAAAKR, translated from the coding sequence ATGACACGACACATTACCCGCAAGCGTTTCATCCTGGCGGCGGCAACCCTTGTCGGTCTGCTGGGCGTCTGGCTGTTGTTTCTGCGTCCGCCGGCGAAGCCTGAACTGGTGACCGCGCAGGCGCGAACGGGTGACATTGAAGAGGTGGTGCTGGCGACCGGGGTTCTCGAACCGCTCGAGCTGGTGCGTGTCGGCGCTCAGGCCTCGGGTCGCATTGAGCATCTGGCTGTCAAGATCGGTGACATCGTCGAGGCTGGCCAATTGGTGGCCGAGATCGATTCCCAGACCCGGCGCAACACCTTGCGGGACCGTGAGGCCGCTTTGGCCAACATCCGCGCCGTTCACGCCGCGCGCAGCGCCGGTCTGGTGAAAGCCGAGAAGGATTTCGAGCGCGAGCGTGACCTGCTGGCAGGTGGTTCCACGCCGCGCGCCCAGTATGACGCCGCGGTTGCGATGCGAGACACCGCGCGGGCTGAGGTTCAGTCGCTGGACGCTCAGGTCGCCCAAGCGCAGGTCGCGCTGGAGTCTGCGGGTATAGAACTGGACTATACGCGCATCACTGCCCCAATCGCCGGCACAGTGGTCGCGATCGTCACTGACGAGGGCCAAACCGTGAATGCCCTGCAGACCGCGCCGACCATCGTCATGATCGCGCGATTGGACACAATGACGGTGCGCGCGGATATCTCCGAGGCTGACGTCGTGCGTGTGCGGCGGGGCCTGCCGGTCTGGTTCAGCATTCTCGGCGATCCGAAGCGTCGTTTTGATGGGGAGTTGCGACAGGTGGAACCGGCCCCAGCCTCCATCGCCAACGAGAGCAATACCACCGCGAGCCGGATTGGCTCAACCAACGGCGCGGTCTATTACACCGGGCTGATCGACGTGGCGAATGCGGACGGGGTCCTGCGGCCCTCCATGACGGCGCAGGTGTCCATCGTCTTGAGCCGCGTCAGCGGCGCCGTGCTGATTCCGCTCAGCGCGGTGGAAGGCGCGCCACGGGCCGGGGACACGGCGCGTGTCCGCATACTGGACGCGATGGGCGAGGTCCAGATCCGGCAGGTCCAGGTCGGCATCGATAACGGCGCGGACATCCAGATCC